From a single Arachnia propionica genomic region:
- a CDS encoding NAD(P)/FAD-dependent oxidoreductase — translation MGVGFDGCLPFHAECVTGSTGNSKQAGRNSAAKSIDQLDSGNSSARCACVAMVQKSCSRNHSSHASLPQVTQEKFMSNGSAKMQDSAAQSRGHSTPQPSATRIVIVGAGFSGIAVGIRLLRSGRTDFVILERADEVGGTWRDNSYPGAGCDIPSLLYSFSFAQNPGWSNTFGSQDEILDYLKSTVDRFGLREHIRFKEELKDASWDDETRTWTIATDRGKLIADILVLATGYLSDPQLPDVAGIEDFGGPMFHTAQWDHEVQLEGRDVAVVGTGASAIQLVPAIAGEVGHLTLYQRTPAWVNAKPDTPVTGREQRRRAGIPGYQRFQRNINKYGREIIALLMSKPKLIQKTLQPQIESYLADQIPDEDLRRDLTPDYVVGCKRILFSNEYYPALRRDNVEVVPHAVDTFRPGIAVAGGVERKHDVVIFATGFSAVDRAAAHLIRSRGKTLSSVWAHSMSAYVGSTVAGFPNLITMLGPNTALGHHSQTVMLEAQADYLVAMLEYMEKNDLDSVEVREDSQREYNKWLDMKLDGTVWQTGGCTSWYQDASGHNPITYPTYTWTFRRHLRRFRPEHYRATTPEIGARGIDVPRLLTVAAEDR, via the coding sequence ATGGGCGTCGGATTCGATGGCTGCCTGCCGTTTCATGCAGAGTGCGTAACCGGCAGCACGGGCAATAGTAAACAAGCAGGGCGCAACAGCGCTGCAAAGTCAATCGATCAACTTGATTCGGGGAATTCTAGTGCGCGTTGCGCCTGCGTTGCGATGGTCCAGAAGAGTTGCAGCCGAAATCACTCAAGTCACGCCTCCTTACCCCAGGTCACGCAGGAGAAATTCATGTCAAACGGCAGCGCCAAGATGCAGGATTCTGCAGCACAGTCGAGGGGACACTCGACCCCCCAGCCCTCTGCAACCAGGATCGTCATCGTGGGGGCCGGATTCTCCGGCATCGCGGTTGGAATCCGGCTCCTTCGGTCCGGCCGGACGGACTTTGTCATCCTTGAGCGCGCTGACGAAGTGGGCGGCACTTGGCGGGACAACTCCTACCCTGGAGCCGGCTGCGACATTCCCTCACTTCTGTACTCTTTCTCTTTCGCGCAGAATCCTGGGTGGTCGAACACTTTTGGATCCCAGGACGAGATCTTGGACTACTTAAAGAGCACTGTGGATCGCTTCGGACTGCGGGAACATATCCGCTTTAAAGAGGAGCTGAAGGATGCATCTTGGGACGACGAGACTCGCACTTGGACTATCGCCACGGACAGGGGGAAGCTGATCGCAGATATTCTAGTGCTGGCAACGGGATACCTCAGCGATCCCCAGCTGCCTGATGTCGCGGGAATCGAGGACTTCGGCGGGCCGATGTTCCACACGGCGCAGTGGGACCACGAGGTGCAGCTCGAAGGACGCGATGTGGCTGTGGTGGGCACTGGGGCTTCGGCCATCCAGCTGGTTCCTGCTATTGCTGGAGAAGTCGGCCATCTCACCCTCTACCAACGCACCCCGGCTTGGGTGAATGCAAAACCGGACACTCCAGTCACCGGACGTGAGCAACGTCGCCGTGCTGGCATCCCCGGCTATCAGCGATTCCAGCGCAACATCAACAAATATGGACGTGAGATAATCGCACTGCTGATGTCCAAGCCCAAACTCATTCAGAAGACGCTCCAGCCGCAGATCGAATCCTATCTGGCTGATCAGATCCCAGACGAGGACCTCCGACGCGATCTGACACCTGACTACGTAGTTGGATGCAAGCGGATCCTCTTCTCGAATGAGTACTATCCAGCCCTGCGCCGGGACAACGTGGAGGTGGTACCACACGCGGTAGACACCTTCCGACCCGGTATCGCTGTTGCGGGGGGAGTTGAGCGAAAGCATGACGTGGTTATCTTCGCTACGGGCTTCAGTGCAGTGGACCGAGCAGCAGCCCACCTGATCCGATCGCGTGGTAAGACCCTCTCTTCCGTATGGGCCCACTCCATGAGCGCCTATGTAGGAAGCACAGTGGCAGGATTTCCGAATCTGATCACCATGCTTGGCCCGAACACCGCATTGGGACACCACTCACAGACCGTCATGTTGGAGGCGCAGGCCGACTATCTGGTCGCCATGCTCGAATACATGGAGAAGAACGACTTGGACAGCGTTGAGGTACGTGAGGACAGTCAACGGGAGTACAACAAGTGGCTTGACATGAAGTTGGACGGAACGGTCTGGCAGACCGGCGGCTGTACCAGTTGGTACCAGGACGCCAGTGGCCACAATCCCATCACATACCCCACCTATACCTGGACCTTCCGACGCCACCTCCGACGCTTCCGTCCCGAGCACTACCGGGCAACCACCCCTGAGATCGGGGCACGCGGCATTGATGTTCCAAGACTGCTCACCGTCGCTGCAGAGGATCGCTAA